Proteins co-encoded in one Gopherus evgoodei ecotype Sinaloan lineage chromosome 4, rGopEvg1_v1.p, whole genome shotgun sequence genomic window:
- the LOC115651110 gene encoding interferon-induced very large GTPase 1-like — MAFETIRQGRERLIALLLTTPDPVLDEVASLGIVTEEEYEALEKLAEPRERIRRLLIKIQRKGERSCEQFLECLQSLFPDFPPDLQPPGRRYLTQTNDAENPEGGTSSEKNGQENLEAAVASGKNELENPESSVVHVVNDLEYRDGRLSSGDIDLTNPEDAMCSEKNDPEKLEEPEKPEAGLSSGKRPATPNSPTFPVKNRPENPETALPSKNDPESPEGARCSEKDATAVSSERTDFEGSGNIPSCGEEGRTAAIKENVEDGVTPDSDVSMSESRAETPGVAMSVERCRAEIPGHSASVERSRNEAPETSPNKVHGGRRGALKTVLSKLRLRKFRIGKLRLRDLLEISPESLKDWTPYVLGDLPWHFLRKLMALNGTARSTSLGQGTSDEDTSGDEEGGVSGDVFSLREEKSRASLHPLDVLCAVLLCSDSFLQQEILSKMSMCQFALPLLLPALHTPKCTLLLWAMRDIVRKWRPHSLAESRGFREESLVLTAMPTISFVRLGSCSFSKSKLLNMVLSPSQQHHDFFIHRNMESGNVPREIADGLVEISWYFPAGRENLDLFPEPVAVTNLRGDIESHWLQFSFLTEVSSAVFILTESISEKEYTLLSSLQGSATKYYFILNSQAGKAKETLGLLNKLAPLLNMKKSQLLVKEQSNNNSELVKKLRSTLQGIMSSSPKSVSICDMAVTARELGIQVDEDDGECWTALEHVQEITAEIQDVAKYKREMLRLQGDLWKNLAKVEKELCRMKGQRDVPPEDYRSQLRERWLELRRQQNQCDLTSGMVKFISGIGQLCPAEKHHFLKWMKFHLDHIARGNLSRLRAEYKEKCCALGDDTQQLAELDKIISASSLGVEHFMRELGQFYEAECSMVKEGNFGNIQRQFIHLPGIAAELMLEGFPMELIDGDASNIPLQWVTDVLTQLHTKLGERSRMVVITVLGVQSTGKSTLLNTMFGLQFAVSSGRCTRGAFMSLIKVAENFRQELGCDFILVIDTEGLKAPELAKLEDSYEHDNELATLVIGLSDITIVNMAMENATEMKDVLQIVVHAFLRMEEIGHKLNCQFVHQNVSDVSAHEQNMRDRKHLLEQLDEMTKAAARMEKQSREMKFSDIMDYDPEKHSWYIPGLWHGVPPMAPVNMGYSESVCELKKYLFEFMRNLSPRRAPKNVPQFIEWVGSLWNAVKHENFIFSFRNSLVAEAYTQLSVMYAEWEWDFRKEMHLWMSKAETTIQNQSPDDLGPGTFEKLRVEIHQILHSGEEKMLQSLQSYFESGAGNLHLVEKYREDFHQSVTFLRHELESHLLCKSEEAIRIQKGRSKIDQLQTRYMKTIEGKVDGLLQDCRERDKALKPNELEREFAKMWKETLAELPLESLPLRQIHKDIHYQLCKDLENRGSLVKQMLHKAQNLLTYQTKPFCMKKEYLDLAWYKAAMEFITQQCKHELEEFTKSLVEECRRYIGQRVHSQGDYDQTYCRELLWMINERLQQKVAGKMCTSASFEVDLKLHILGEAASAFQKMHEAFLKKNDPQRRLEELRPQYFSTFRDLYYEKDACQKRAFDFCDRCLKPALWEYLKKRLGIEIVDNFLSSGESIEFGSRSFFQFTMQKKLLEEMDFNNYVKYVSNYEVFVKSWIQTRLFDHYRETGGLRELEKAVLATIMKKIRDALETSEHKDALTVSEFLDHFCQAMCKELVLSKDSLEVILFKNTASVRQFSVDIQIFLAQVEDGILSEWEELSGEMVFTQLQFKPQDEIFKRVFGCGKQCPFCNVPCEAGGSDHKEHFASVHRPQGLGRYRDETSKRLTYSLCSSDVVSSMLFRNLHTAFQWHPYKDYRQFYPTWRIQPDPSINASDYWKFIFRKFNYHFAKQYNAEPADLPIEWKKITKQQALQSIQEAFNME; from the exons ATGGCCTTTGAGACGATCCGCCAGGGCCGGGAGCGACTCATCGCCCTCCTTCTCACAACCCCCGACCCCGTCTTGGACGAAGTGGCCTCGCTGGGGATAGTCACCGAGGAGGAGTACGAGGCCTTGGAGAAGCTCGCGGAGCCCAGGGAGAGGATCCGAAGGCTGCTGATAAAGATCCAGAGGAAGGGGGAGCGCAGCTGTGAGCAGTTCCTGGAGTGTCTGCAGAGCCTCTTCCCAGACTTCCCACCGGATTTACAGCCCCCAGGACGCC GGTACCTAACTCAGACAAATGATGCAGAGAATCCAGAAGGTGGCACGTCCTCCGAGAAGAACGGACAAGAAAATCTAGAAGCTGCTGTAGCCTCGGGGAAGAATGAGCTGGAGAATCCAGAAAGCTCTGTAGTGCATGTCGTGAATGATCTAGAGTATCGAGACGGTCGCCTCTCCTCAGGGGACATTGATCTAACGAACCCAGAAGATGCCATGTGCTCAGAGAAGAATGATCCAGAGAAGCTGGAAGAACCGGAGAAGCCGGAAGCCGGGCTGTCCTCAGGGAAGAGACCGGCGACACCAAATTCTCCCACATTCCCAGTGAAGAACAGACCAGAAAACCCAGAAACTGCTTTACCCTCAAAGAATGATCCAGAGAGTCCAGAAGGTGCCAGATGCTCTGAGAAAGATGCAACTGCTGTGTCCTCAGAGAGAACAGATTTTGAAG GTTCTGGAAATATCCCCAGCTGTGGAGAAGAGGGAAGGACTGCTGCAATAAAAGAGAATGTTGAAG ATGGAGTGACTCCAGACTCAGATGTCTCCATGTCAGAGAGCAGAGCTGAGACACCAGGAGTTGCCATGTCGGTGGAGAGATGCAGAGCTGAGATACCAGGACATTCTGCCTCAGTGGAAAGGAGCAGAAATGAGGCTCCAGAGACGTCTCCCAACAAAGTTCATGGAG GGAGAAGAGGAGCCCTAAAAACTGTCTTGTCGAAGCTGAGGCTCAGGAAGTTCagaattgggaaactgaggctaagGGATCTCCTGGAAATCAGCCCGGAGAGCCTGAAGGACTGGACTCCTTATGTCTTGGGAGATTTGCCTTGGCACTTCCTGAGAAAGCTCATGGCTCTGAACGGGACAGCCAGAAGCACAAGCCTTGGGCAGGGGACATCTGATGAGGACACAAGTGGGGATGAGGAGGGCGGAGTGAGTGGGGATGTGTTTTCTCTAAGGGAAGAGAAGTCTAGGGCTTCTCTGCACCCCCTTGATGTTCTCTGTGCCGTGCTGCTTTGTTCAGACAGTTTCCTGCAGCAGGAGATCCTGTCCAAAATGTCCATGTGCCAGTTTGCCCTCCCTCTGCTGCTACCTGCCCTCCACACCCCCAAGTGCACCCTACTGCTGTGGGCCATGAGGGACATTGTGAGGAAGTGGAGGCCGCACTCCCTGGCAGAGAGTAGAGGGTTCAGAGAGGAGAGCCTGGTGCTCACAGCAATGCCAACCATTTCCTTTGTGCGGTTGGGGAGCTGCAGCTTCTCCAAGTCCAAACTCCTTAATATGGTTCTCAGCCCCTCCCAGCAGCACCATGATTTCTTCATCCATCGGAACATGGAGTCTGGGAACGTCCCTCGGGAAATCGCAGATGGGCTGGTCGAGATTTCCTGGTATTTCCCTGCTGGGAGGGAGAATTTGGATCTTTTCCCAGAGCCCGTCGCAGTTACAAACCTGCGCGGAGACATTGAGTCgcactggctgcagttcagttTTTTAACAGAGGTCTCCTCAGCAGTGTTCATATTAACGGAGAGCATCAGTGAGAAAGAATACACGCTGTTATCATCTCTGCAGGGATCAGCCACTAAATACTACTTCATCCTTAACAGTCAGGCTGGGAAAGCCAAGGAAACACTGGGACTCCTCAATAAATTAGCCCCACTGCTGAATATGAAAAAATCACAACTTCTGGTGAAAGAACAGAGCAACAACAATTCAGAGCTGGTGAAAAAGCTACGATCCACCCTACAGGGCATCATGAGCTCCTCTCCCAAGAGCGTGAGCATCTGTGACATGGCTGTGACGGCGCGGGAGCTAGGGATCCAGGTGGATGAAGATGATGGAGAATGTTGGACCGCCTTGGAGCACGTTCAAGAAATCACCGCTGAAATACAGGACGTGGCAAAGTACAAGAGGGAAATGCTGAGGCTCCAAGGGGATCTGTGGAAGAACTTGGCTAAAGTGGAGAAAGAGCTGTGCCGGATGAAAGGCCAACGGGATGTCCCTCCAGAAGATTATAGATCCCAACTGAGAGAAAGGTGGTTGGAGCTACGCAGGCAGCAGAACCAGTGTGACCTCACCAGCGGGATGGTTAAATTTATTAGTGGGATAGGACAACTGTGTCCAGCTGAGAAGCATCACTTCCTGAAATGGATGAAGTTCCACCTGGATCACATCGCCAGAGGGAACCTCTCTAGGCTCCGGGCTGAATATAAAGAGAAATGTTGCGCTCTAGGGGATGACACACAACAGCTggcagaactggacaaaataatCTCTGCCAGCTCCTTAGGGGTGGAGCATTTCATGCGTGAGTTGGGGCAGTTTTACGAGGCTGAATGCTCAATGGTGAAAGAAGGGAACTTTGGGAACATCCAAAGACAATTCATCCATCTCCCAGGCATAGCAGCTGAGCTGATGCTGGAAGGGTTTCCCATGGAGCTGATCGATGGGGATGCCTCCAACATCCCACTGCAGTGGGTGACAGATGTTCTGACCCAGCTCCATACGAAGCTGGGGGAAAGGTCCAGAATGGTGGTTATAACAGTGCTGGGTGTGCAGAGCACTGGGAAATCCACCCTCCTCAACACCATGTTCGGCCTGCAGTTTGCAGTGAGCAGTGGCCGATGTACACGGGGAGCCTTCATGTCCCTTATTAAAGTGGCAGAGAACTTTCGGCAGGAACTGGGCTGTGATTTCATCCTGGTGATAGACACAGAAGGCTTGAAAGCCCCTGAACTGGCCAAGCTGGAGGATAGTTATGAACACGACAATGAGCTGGCCACACTGGTGATTGGACTGAGTGACATAACTATCGTTAACATGGCCATGGAGAATGCAACCGAAATGAAGGATGTGCTGCAAATTGTGGTCCATGCCTTTCTCAGAATGGAGGAAATCGGGCACAAACTCAACTGCCAGTTTGTGCATCAGAATGTCAGTGATGTGTCTGCACATGAACAAAACATGAGGGACAGGAAGCATCTACTGGAGCAGCTGGATGAAATGACCAAAGCTGCAGCGAGGATGGAAAAACAAAGCAGGGAGATGAAATTTTCTGACATCATGGACTATGATCCGGAGAAGCACAGTTGGTACATCCCTGGGCTATGGCATGGAGTCCCTCCCATGGCGCCAGTGAATATGGGATACAGCGAGAGCGTGTGTGAACTGAAGAAATACCTGTTTGAATTCATGAGGAATCTATCACCTCGCAGAGCCCCCAAGAATGTTCCCCAGTTCATTGAGTGGGTGGGGAGCCTCTGGAACGCTGTGAAACACGAGAACTTCATCTTCAGTTTCAGAAACAGCTTGGTGGCTGAGGCCTATACCCAGCTTTCTGTGATGTATGCAGAGTGGGAGTGGGATTTCCGCAAGGAGATGCATCTCTGGATGTCCAAAGCAGAAACCACCAtccagaaccaatccccagatgaTCTAGGTCCAGGCACCTTTGAGAAACTAAGGGTGGAAATTCACCAGATACTGCACAGTGGGGAGGAGAAGATGCTGCAGAGTCTTCAGAGCTACTTTGAGAGTGGAGCTGGAAATCTACACCTGGTGGAGAAATACAGAGAAGACTTTCACCAAAGCGTGACATTTCTCCGACACGAACTGGAGAGCCATCTGCTCTGCAAGTCTGAAGAGGCTATTCGTATCCAGAAAGGTCGGAGCAAGATAGACCAACTGCAGACCAGGTACATGAAAACCATTGAAGGGAAGGTGGATGGGCTCTTGCAGGACTGCAGGGAGAGGGACAAGGCGCTAAAGCCCAATGAACTGGAAAGGGAGTTTGCCAAGATGTGGAAGGAGACCTTAGCAGAGCTGCCACTGGAGAGTTTACCCCTACGCCAAATTCATAAAGACATCCACTACCAGCTGTGCAAGGACCTGGAGAACAGAGGGAGTTTGGTCAAGCAGATGCTCCATAAAGCCCAGAACTTGTTGACCTATCAAACCAAACCGTTCTGCATGAAGAAGGAGTATCTGGACTTGGCTTGGTACAAAGCAGCTATGGAGTTTATAACGCAGCAATGTAAGCATGAATTGGAAGAGTTCACAAAGTCCCTGGTGGAGGAGTGTAGGAGGTACATTGGGCAGAGGGTCCACTCCCAAGGGGATTATGACCAAACCTACTGCAGGGAATTGCTGTGGATGATcaatgaaaggctccagcagaaaGTCGCTGGGAAGATGTGCACCAGCGCTTCTTTCGAAGTCGACTTGAAGCTTCACATCCTGGGGGAAGCAGCCAGCGCTTTCCAGAAGATGCACGAAGCCTTTCTCAAGAAGAACGACCCTCAGCGTCGCCTGGAGGAGCTGAGACCTCAGTATTTCTCCACCTTCAGAGACCTTTACTATGAGAAAGATGCCTGCCAGAAGAGAGCTTTTGATTTCTGTGACCGGTGTCTGAAACCCGCCCTGTGGGAATATCTGAAGAAAAGACTCGGGATTGAGATAGTGGACAACTTTCTCAGCAGCGGAGAGTCCATCGAATTCGGCAGCCGGAGCTTCTTCCAGTTCACCATGCAGAAGAAGCTGCTGGAGGAGATGGACTTCAATAACTACGTGAAATACGTCAGCAACTATGAAGTGTTTGTCAAATCCTGGATCCAGACACGCCTGTTTGATCACTACAGAGAGACTGGGGGCTTGAGGGAGCTGGAGAAAGCAGTTCTAGCCACAATAATGAAGAAAATCCGGGACGCTCTGGAGACTTCTGAGCACAAAGATGCCCTCACCGTCTCTGAATTCTTGGACCATTTTTGCCAAGCGATGTGCAAGGAGCTCGTCCTCTCCAAGGACAGTTTGGAGGTGATCCTCTTCAAGAACACAGCCAGCGTCAGGCAGTTCTCAGTCGACATCCAGATCTTCCTTGCCCAGGTGGAAGATGGCATCCTCTCAGAGTGGGAAGAGCTGAGCGGGGAAATGGTCTTCACACAGCTCCAGTTCAAGCCCCAGGATGAGATCTTCAAGCGCGTGTtcggctgtgggaagcagtgtccGTTCTGTAACGTCCCCTGCGAAGCAGGAGGCAGCGACCACAAGGAGCATTTTGCATCAGTGCATCGGCCACAAGGGCTGGGGAGATACAGGGATGAGACAAGCAAGAGACTTACGTATTCTTTATGCTCCTCTGACGTGGTTTCTTCAATGTTATTTAGAAATCTGCACACAGCCTTCCAATGGCATCCCTACAAAGATTATCGCCAGTTCTACCCCACCTGGCGCATTCAACCGGACCCCAGCATCAACGCCTCCGATTATTGGAAATTCATATTCAGAAAGTTCAATTACCACTTTGCCAAACAGTACAATGCAGAGCCTGCCGATCTCCCCATAGAATGGAAGAAAATAACCAAGCAGCAGGCTCTGCAGAGCATCCAAGAGGCCTTTAACATGGAATAG
- the ZNF646 gene encoding zinc finger protein 646: MEEPGCEPSQLQREERPFKCGQCQRSYRHAGSLVNHRRTHEVGLFTCLLCRKEFSNPMALKNHLRIHTEERRHRCPDCGRSFRVASQLASHRHSAHASHGQKGEEDGQNNFQQGQDSSSSDADIFPTLEGGGAGTLLSNLEKYIAESVVPADFSQLEFPGKAEEGQEAPGVPAEERRYKCNQCDKAYKHAGSLTNHKQSHTLGVYQCAVCFKEFSNLMALKNHSRLHSEYRPYKCSLCCKAFRLPSELLSHQKAHEKARWAGRAPSEGSEHSVSEEDSIETSAKLDIYQPPAAAFGEGAPCSLKDGAKAGGGDRGNPDGELCVRCGGSFADEEELRNHSCLYPEEEEEEEEEKEDAGGLAQPAMDSEGAWEASGKDGDQARPYRCGECGRTYRHAGSLINHKKSHQTGVYSCNFCCKQLFNLAALKNHLRIHLKSKPASRPGLQYSCPPAPEEATCHLNQSPTEPAGGERATELPGHGEAGGGGALKEEETGCVEEEEDGASEERPYRCGECGRTYRHRGSLVNHRHTHRTGVYQCSLCPKQYSNLMALRNHVRMHFRAARGKERGSYACTSCGESFEEETEFQWHQLRHAPGDAAPCPQEEKEEEEPGSVHTREAALLLAIKRDVEELEAAGPAPGMSHICGCCGMIFHDLGSLQSHSLAHSDGETGTGEGEAELPGRRVYSCELCGKSYRHSGSLINHKQTHQTGDFECSLCAKRFSNVAAFKSHLRGHQKPRKGRAGAEEEEEGSVAEAEPRVAPDSTMQPDGSGDVGRGGPESTRVGEEGTLGEELSHRSYNLRGGSTVNGWQHPKEEEEAKASPPSSPNSQPYLCEILDHKHSQQLGIYQCSLCPKEYSNLEALKSHFRGHATAQQPGASTEERPFLCSLCGMIFPGETDLQHHHGLAHDREGEPQEGSLEAGKDAAFPGLQQEAERRPDERDGEEEMLLSHICGYCGQTFDDMASLEEHSLGHREEKEAALADTTIQLRLGPRPELPEEQKSGLMPPDSRPYACGQCGKTYRHGGSLVNHKKTHQVGDYQCGVCSRQYPNLSAYRNHLRNHPKCKLNDSRPTGNGDSVGKETALPHGREGGEGSAAPAPGKQDPGGSDGEECKLHVCDVCGELCQGAAGLEAHCAAQHPEEEEELVSVAEEEGGSGGSGEEGAASERPFCCEQCGRSYKHAGSLINHKQTHKTGLFRCAICQKLFYNLMALKNHNRIHFETKRYKCAQCPKAFRLQKQLASHQRVHRERRPPLPASSSRKLAHAKRAGKAHTDGGGVSEPPAASKKDPEERPYRCEQCGRTYRHAGSLLNHRKSHKTGHYCCPVCPRAYPNLMALKNHQRIHFEVKRHRCPDCGKAFKWQRQLVRHQLIHAQRRPRPSSRNSPGRPLLEGSSLVRSKMAREWRATRREQGSSHVDASGGHGDGGHLGTTSGGHVDGTSGPHVDSSHVGSASVGASGGHVRGASGRHVDSNSVGGTSGSHVGSASVGASSGHVDTGTQTPVGITQAPLGPFQCQVCPKQFPTPSALKNHGRVHTKKRFECSECGKAYRASRDLVQHLWRHQAEAGATPGTNGLVDQRPYKCDRCERTYRHAGSLLHHKKVHTTGLYRCPACLKEFHNLLALTYHLRTHSNKKGRRCPDCGQAFRTSSRLASHAKACHGQAGCAKAGHAATGGAQGPEAGFCQDAGVDGSATAAMGQVS; the protein is encoded by the coding sequence ATGGAAGAGCCCGGCTGCGAGCCGAGCCAGCTGCAGCGGGAGGAGCGGCCGTTCAAATGCGGGCAGTGCCAGCGTAGCTACCGCCACGCTGGCAGCCTGGTCAACCACCGACGCACCCACGAGGTGGGACTCTTCACCTGCCTGCTGTGTCGCAAGGAGTTCTCCAACCCCATGGCCCTGAAGAATCACCTCCGCATCCACACCGAGGAGAGGCGCCACCGCTGCCCGGACTGCGGCCGCAGCTTCCGCGTTGCCTCCCAGCTGGCCAGCCATCGCCATTCAGCCCACGCCAGCCACGGCCAGAAGGGGGAGGAGGACGGGCAGAACAACTTCCAGCAAGGGCAGGACTCCTCGTCATCGGATGCCGATATTTTCCCCACGCTAGAGGGCGGCGGCGCCGGGACGTTGCTGAGCAACCTGGAGAAATACATCGCTGAATCGGTGGTGCCGGCTGATTTCTCCCAGTTGGAATTCCCCGGCAAAGCGGAGGAAGGCCAGGAGGCCCCTGGCGTGCCGGCAGAGGAGCGGCGCTATAAATGCAACCAGTGCGATAAGGCCTACAAGCATGCGGGCAGCCTCACCAACCACAAGCAGAGCCACACCCTAGGCGTCTACCAGTGCGCCGTCTGCTTCAAGGAGTTCTCCAACCTCATGGCGCTCAAGAACCACTCCCGGCTGCACTCGGAGTACCGCCCCTACAAGTGCTCGTTGTGCTGCAAGGCTTTCCGCCTGCCCAGCGAGCTGCTGAGCCACCAGAAGGCCCATGAGAAAGCCCGCTGGGCCGGGAGAGCCCCCTCGGAGGGCTCAGAACACAGCGTCTCGGAGGAGGACTCCATTGAGACTTCGGCCAAGCTGGATATCTACCAGCCGCCGGCGGCTGCCTTTGGAGAGGGCGCCCCCTGCAGTTTGAAGGACGGGGCGAAGGCTGGAGGCGGGGACCGGGGCAATCCGGATGGAGAGCTGTGCGTGAGGTGCGGGGGAAGCTTTGCCGATGAGGAGGAGCTGAGGAACCACAGCTGCCTCTacccggaggaggaggaggaggaggaagaggagaaagaggatGCGGGTGGCTTGGCCCAACCCGCGATGGATTCGGAGGGAGCCTGGGAGGCCAGCGGTAAGGATGGAGACCAAGCGCGGCCCTACCGGTGCGGGGAGTGTGGCCGGACTTACCGCCATGCTGGAAGCCTCATCAACCACAAGAAAAGCCACCAGACGGGTGTCTACAGCTGCAACTTCTGCTGCAAGCAGCTCTTCAACCTGGCGGCCCTCAAGAACCACCTGCGGATACACCTCAAATCCAAGCCTGCCTCCCGGCCCGGCCTCCAGTACTCCTGCCCCCCGGCACCCGAAGAGGCCACTTGCCACCTCAACCAGAGCCCCACAGAGCCAGCTGGTGGGGAGAGGGCCACGGAGCTGCCGGGCCATGGGGAAGCAGGTGGAGGAGGTGCTCTCAAAGAGGAGGAGACTGGttgtgtggaggaggaagaggacggggCATCAGAGGAGCGGCCTTACCGCTGCGGGGAGTGCGGCCGGACCTACCGGCACCGGGGTAGCCTGGTCAACCACCGGCACACCCACCGGACGGGCGTCTACCAGTGTTCCCTGTGCCCTAAGCAGTACTCCAACCTGATGGCCCTACGCAACCACGTCCGCATGCATTTCCGAGCGGCGCGGGGCAAGGAGCGGGGGAGTTACGCCTGCACCAGCTGTGGAGAGAGCTTTGAGGAGGAGACAGAGTTCCAGTGGCACCAGCTGCGCCATGCGCCCGGGGAtgccgctccctgcccccaggaggagaaggaggaggaggaaccggGCAGTGTCCACACGCGGGAGGCAGCGCTGCTGCTGGCCATCAAGCGAGATGTGGAGGAATTGGAAGCGGCAGGGCCAGCGCCGGGGATGTCTCACATCTGTGGCTGCTGCGGGATGATCTTTCACGACCTGGGCAGTTTACAGAGCCACTCCCTGGCGCACAGTGATGGGGAAACTGGCACGGGAGAGGGTGAAGCGGAGCTTCCGGGCAGACGGGTGTACAGCTGTGAACTCTGTGGCAAGTCCTACCGCCACTCGGGCAGCCTGATCAACCACAAACAGACGCACCAGACGGGGGATTTTGAGTGCTCACTCTGTGCCAAACGCTTCTCCAATGTGGCTGCCTTCAAGAGCCACTTACGTGGACACCAGAAGCCGAGGAAGGGCCGAGCgggagcagaggaggaagaggaagggagtGTGGCAGAGGCGGAGCCCAGAGTTGCCCCTGACAGCACGATGCAGCCGGACGGAAGTGGAGATGTTGGGCGTGGTGGTCCAGAGAGTACCCGGGTTGGAGAGGAGGGGACGCTGGGCGAGGAGTTGTCCCACCGGAGCTACAATCTGCGGGGAGGCAGCACGGTGAACGGCTGGCAACACccgaaagaggaggaggaggccaaAGCGTCACCACCCAGCAGCCCCAACTCTCAGCCCTACCTGTGCGAAATCCTCGACCACAAGcacagccagcagctgggcaTATACCAGTGTTCCCTGTGCCCGAAGGAGTACTCAAACCTGGAGGCACTGAAGAGTCACTTCCGTGGCCATGCCACGGCCCAGCAGCCGGGCGCCAGCACCGAGGAACGTCCCTTCCTTTGCAGCCTCTGTGGCATGATCTTCCCAGGTGAGACGGACCTGCAGCACCACCATGGCCTGGCTCATGACAGGGAGGGGGAGCCTCAGGAAGGCAGCTTGGAGGCCGGCAAGGATGCAGCTTTCCCTGGGCTCCAGCAGGAGGCGGAGCGGCGCCCAGATGAGCGCGATGGGGAGGAAGAGATGCTCCTCTCCCATATCTGTGGCTATTGCGGGCAGACGTTCGACGACATGGCAAGCCTTGAAGAGCACAGCCTGGGCCACCGAGAGGAGAAGGAAGCGGCGCTGGCTGATACCACCATCCAGCTGCGGCTGGGACCACGTCCGGAGCTGCCGGAGGAGCAGAAATCCGGCCTGATGCCCCCAGACAGCCGTCCCTATGCCTGTgggcagtgtgggaaaacctACCGGCACGGCGGCAGCCTGGTCAACCACAAGAAGACCCACCAAGTGGGAGATTACCAGTGTGGCGTCTGCTCTCGGCAGTACCCCAATCTGTCTGCCTACCGCAACCATCTCCGTAATCACCCCAAGTGTAAGCTGAATGACAGCCGGCCAACCGGCAATGGGGACAGTGTAGGGAAGGAGACAGCGCTCCCGcacggcagggagggaggagagggatctGCGGCCCCAGCTCCCGGAAAACAGGACCCAGGCGGCAGCGATGGTGAGGAGTGCAAGCTGCATGTGTGTGATGTCTGTGGGGAGCTGTGCCAGGGGGCAGCGGGGCTGGAGGCACACTGTGCCGCTCAGCAcccggaggaggaggaagagctggTCAGCGTTGCCGAGGAAGAGGGTGGCAGCGGCGGCAGTGGGGAGGAAGGTGCCGCGTCAGAGCGCCCCTTCTGCTGCGAGCAGTGCGGCCGGAGCTACAAGCACGCGGGCAGCCTGATCAACCACAAGCAGACCCACAAGACGGGTCTCTTCCGCTGCGCCATCTGCCAGAAGCTCTTCTACAACCTCATGGCCCTGAAGAACCACAACCGCATCCACTTCGAGACCAAGCGCTACAAGTGCGCCCAGTGCCCCAAGGCCTTCCGCCTTCAGAAGCAGCTGGCCAGCCACCAGCGTGTCCACCGTGAGAGGAGACCGCCACTGCCCGCCTCGTCCTCCAGAAAGTTGGCTCACGCCAAGAGAGCAGGCAAGGCCCACACCGACGGTGGCGGGGTCTCGGAGCCACCGGCTGCCTCCAAGAAGGACCCCGAGGAGCGGCCATACCGGTGTGAGCAATGTGGGCGGACCTACCGCCATGCTGGCAGCCTTCTCAACCACCGCAAGAGCCACAAGACCGGACATTACTGCTGCCCTGTCTGCCCCCGGGCCTACCCTAATCTCATGGCCCTCAAGAACCACCAGCGCATCCACTTCGAGGTCAAGCGCCACCGCTGTCCTGACTGCGGCAAAGCCTTCaaatggcagaggcagctggtgaggCACCAGCTGATCCATGCCCAGCGCCGGCCTCGTCCTAGCAGCAGGAACTCCCCTGGCCGCCCCTTACTGGAGGGCAGTAGCCTTGTCCGTAGCAAGATGGCACGAGAATGGCGGGCCACCCggagggagcagggcagcagcCATGTTGACGCCTCAGGTGGCCATGGTGACGGTGGCCATCTTGGAACTACCTCAGGCGGCCATGTTGATGGTACCTCAGGCCCTCATGTTGACAGCAGCCATGTTGGCAGTGCATCAGTTGGTGCCTCAGGTGGCCATGTTCGTGGTGCCTCAGGCCGCCATGTTGATAGCAACTCTGTTGGCGGTACCTCAGGCAGCCATGTGGGCAGTGCATCAGTTGGTGCATCAAGCGGCCATGTTGACACTGGCACCCAAACCCCAGTGGGCATCACTCAGGCACCCCTTGGCCCTTTCCAGTGCCAGGTCTGCCCCAAGCAATTTCCCACCCCATCAGCCCTCAAGAACCATGGCCGGGTCCACACTAAGAAGCGTTTTGAGTGCTCGGAGTGCGGCAAGGCCTACCGGGCCTCTCGGGACTTGGTCCAGCACCTGTGGcggcaccaggcagaggctggggCCACTCCTGGCACCAACGGCCTGGTGGACCAGCGCCCCTACAAGTGCGACCGTTGCGAGCGGACGTACCGCCACGCTGGCAGCCTCCTCCACCACAAGAAGGTCCACACCACCGGTCTCTACCGCTGTCCCGCCTGCCTAAAGGAGTTCCACAACCTCCTGGCCCTCACCTACCACCTCCGCACCCACTCAAACAAGAAAGGCCGCCGCTGTCCAGACTGTGGCCAAGCCTTCAGGACTTCCAGCCGGCTGGCCAGCCACGCCAAGGCCTGCCATGGCCAGGCCGGCTGCGCCAAAGCTGGCCACGCTGCCACAGGAGGGGCCCAGGGGCCTGAGGCGGGCTTCTGCCAGGACGCGGGGGTGGATGGCAGTGCCACTGCCGCCATGGGGCAAGTTAGCTGA